A genomic segment from Paramixta manurensis encodes:
- the artP gene encoding arginine ABC transporter ATP-binding protein ArtP, producing MSIQLNGINCYYGAHQALFDIQLECPEGETLVLLGPSGAGKSSLLRVLNLLEMPRSGTLSIAGNRFDFAKAPADSAIRELRQNVGMVFQQYNLWPHLTVVQNLTEAPCRVLGLSKDQARARADKLLERLRLSKYADRYPLHLSGGQQQRVAIARALMMEPQVLLFDEPTAALDPEITAQIVSIIRELAQTKITQVIVTHEVEVARKTASQVVYMENGYIVEQGDASRFTQPQTAEFANYLSH from the coding sequence ATGAGTATTCAACTTAACGGTATTAATTGCTATTACGGCGCGCATCAAGCGTTGTTTGATATTCAACTGGAATGTCCCGAAGGTGAAACCCTGGTTTTGCTCGGCCCTAGTGGTGCGGGTAAAAGCTCACTCTTGCGCGTTCTGAACCTGCTGGAGATGCCGCGCTCCGGCACTTTGAGCATTGCAGGCAACCGCTTTGACTTTGCTAAAGCGCCTGCTGACAGCGCGATTCGCGAACTACGCCAAAATGTTGGCATGGTCTTCCAACAGTATAATTTGTGGCCGCATCTCACGGTGGTACAAAACCTGACGGAAGCGCCTTGTCGCGTATTAGGGTTGAGTAAAGACCAGGCTCGGGCGCGCGCTGACAAACTGCTTGAGCGTCTACGGCTCAGTAAATATGCCGATCGTTATCCGCTGCATCTTTCCGGTGGCCAGCAACAACGCGTGGCGATTGCGCGCGCGCTGATGATGGAACCCCAAGTGCTACTGTTCGATGAACCCACCGCCGCGCTCGATCCGGAAATTACCGCACAGATCGTCAGCATTATTCGTGAACTGGCGCAAACCAAAATTACCCAAGTTATCGTGACTCATGAAGTGGAAGTGGCCCGGAAAACCGCCAGTCAGGTGGTATATATGGAAAACGGCTACATTGTGGAACAGGGTGACGCCAGCCGATTTACACAGCCGCAAACCGCTGAGTTTGCCAATTATCTCTCGCACTGA
- a CDS encoding lipoprotein produces the protein MKNKAFAALLPAALLLSACTTVQPAYKDIGTRTSPCVDGGPDTVAQKFYDLRTAQPTQGLPDAQLLAKYRPYLSDKLYQSLLKANTETNKHTALQSGDVFSSLKEGPTSADVADASTIPNTDARNIPLRVNLSRDGNKKVEWQDEVLMVREGTCWAVDDVRYVASWAHPNGGSLSQALEN, from the coding sequence ATGAAAAACAAAGCGTTTGCCGCGTTATTACCGGCTGCGTTACTGTTGAGCGCCTGTACAACAGTCCAACCGGCCTACAAAGACATCGGCACCCGCACCTCACCGTGCGTTGACGGTGGCCCGGATACCGTGGCGCAGAAGTTTTATGATCTGCGTACCGCCCAGCCGACCCAGGGATTGCCGGACGCGCAGCTACTGGCAAAATATCGCCCTTACCTGAGCGATAAACTCTATCAATCCTTACTGAAAGCCAATACCGAAACCAATAAGCATACCGCGCTACAGTCTGGCGACGTCTTTTCCAGTCTGAAAGAGGGGCCGACTTCCGCCGACGTGGCGGACGCTTCTACCATTCCTAATACCGACGCGCGTAATATTCCGTTGCGCGTTAACCTGAGCCGGGACGGAAATAAGAAAGTGGAGTGGCAGGATGAGGTGCTGATGGTGCGCGAAGGCACCTGTTGGGCAGTGGACGATGTGCGTTATGTCGCCAGTTGGGCGCACCCCAATGGCGGTTCACTGAGCCAAGCGCTGGAAAATTAA
- a CDS encoding heavy metal-binding domain-containing protein has product MKFSTTPTLEGQPITEYCGVVTGEAILGANIFRDFFAGIRDIVGGRSGAYEKELRKARHVAFEELEAQAKALGADAVVGIDIDYETVGKDNTMLMVSVSGTAVKTR; this is encoded by the coding sequence ATGAAATTTTCCACGACCCCAACGCTTGAAGGACAACCGATTACCGAATATTGCGGGGTGGTCACCGGCGAGGCGATCCTTGGCGCAAATATTTTTCGCGATTTTTTTGCCGGCATTCGCGATATCGTCGGCGGCCGCTCCGGCGCCTATGAGAAAGAGCTGCGTAAAGCGCGCCATGTGGCATTTGAAGAGCTTGAAGCGCAAGCCAAAGCACTGGGCGCCGATGCCGTGGTGGGGATTGATATCGATTATGAAACGGTCGGTAAGGATAACACCATGCTGATGGTGAGCGTCAGCGGTACGGCGGTGAAAACCCGTTGA
- a CDS encoding N-acetylmuramoyl-L-alanine amidase, whose protein sequence is MRLIIVLLALWLTACSTSGLEQRPGYVVDTRHPAQGAQPRIKMVVIHYTAEDFPQSLTTLTGNQVSAHYLIPAKPPQHAGQPVVWQLVPEAALAWHAGPSFWRGASRINDTSVGIELVNAGYRRNAQGQRIFAPFSASQIAALQPLLRDIVHRYGIAPQNIVGHSDVAPQRKQDPGPLFPWALLAQQGIGAWPDAARVRFWLDGRDPQASVPVEEVLNALADYGYAVNQQMTPEQQQKVIAAFQMHFRPSDYRGLPDAETLAIAKALVGQYGSGD, encoded by the coding sequence ATGCGCCTGATTATTGTGCTGTTGGCGCTGTGGCTGACTGCCTGCTCTACCTCCGGCCTTGAACAACGCCCAGGCTATGTTGTCGATACCCGCCATCCGGCGCAGGGCGCTCAGCCGCGTATTAAAATGGTGGTGATCCACTACACGGCGGAGGATTTTCCGCAGTCGCTGACCACGCTAACCGGCAATCAAGTCAGCGCACATTACCTGATCCCGGCCAAGCCGCCGCAGCATGCGGGCCAGCCGGTTGTCTGGCAATTGGTGCCTGAAGCCGCGTTGGCCTGGCATGCGGGGCCGAGCTTTTGGCGCGGCGCTTCGCGCATTAATGACACCTCGGTGGGCATTGAACTGGTGAATGCCGGCTATCGTCGTAACGCGCAAGGGCAACGCATTTTTGCACCGTTTAGCGCCTCACAGATTGCCGCGTTGCAGCCACTGCTGCGCGATATTGTTCATCGCTATGGCATTGCGCCGCAAAACATTGTCGGGCATAGCGATGTCGCGCCACAGCGTAAACAAGATCCCGGGCCGTTATTTCCATGGGCGTTGCTGGCGCAGCAGGGGATTGGCGCATGGCCCGACGCCGCGCGAGTGCGGTTTTGGCTAGATGGCCGCGATCCACAGGCATCGGTGCCGGTAGAGGAGGTATTGAATGCGCTGGCGGATTACGGCTATGCGGTTAACCAGCAGATGACGCCAGAGCAACAGCAAAAAGTCATTGCCGCTTTCCAGATGCATTTTCGACCGAGTGATTATCGCGGTCTGCCCGATGCGGAAACCCTGGCAATCGCGAAGGCGCTCGTCGGGCAGTACGGCAGTGGCGATTAA
- the ltaE gene encoding low-specificity L-threonine aldolase, giving the protein MIDLRSDTVTRPGKAMLAAMMAAETGDDVYGDDPTVNALEAQAANLSGKEAALFLPSGTQANLVALLTHCQRGDEYIVGQLAHNYKYEAGGAAVLGSIQPQPILAAADGSLPLDVVEAFIKPDDIHFARTTLLSLENTHNGKVLPLAYLQQAFQFTRDKHLALHIDGARIFNAAVALGLPLEALARYCDSLTICLSKGLGAPVGSLLCGSEAFIQRARRWRKMVGGGLRQAGILAAAGSYALNHNVARLQEDHDNAFWLAEQLKSLGVAVTRQDTNMVFARLPDEQITPLQAWMKQRDILISTGPVTRLVTHLDVDRQALETLVGEWKAFLSSR; this is encoded by the coding sequence ATGATCGATTTACGTAGTGATACGGTAACGCGCCCTGGTAAAGCCATGTTAGCGGCGATGATGGCGGCGGAAACAGGTGATGATGTTTACGGCGACGATCCCACCGTCAATGCGCTTGAAGCGCAGGCGGCTAATCTCAGCGGTAAGGAAGCGGCACTGTTTTTGCCAAGCGGTACCCAAGCAAACCTGGTAGCGCTCCTCACCCATTGCCAACGCGGCGATGAATATATCGTTGGTCAGCTAGCGCATAATTATAAATATGAAGCGGGCGGCGCAGCGGTGTTGGGCAGTATTCAGCCGCAACCGATTCTGGCGGCGGCCGATGGTAGCCTACCGCTCGACGTGGTCGAGGCATTTATTAAACCCGACGATATTCACTTCGCACGCACTACCTTATTAAGTCTGGAAAATACCCACAACGGTAAAGTGCTGCCTTTAGCTTATCTTCAGCAGGCGTTTCAGTTTACGCGAGATAAACACCTGGCACTGCATATTGATGGCGCACGCATTTTCAACGCGGCGGTCGCGCTAGGTCTGCCGCTGGAGGCGCTTGCGCGTTATTGTGACTCATTAACAATTTGTCTATCCAAAGGATTGGGCGCGCCAGTCGGGTCGTTACTGTGCGGCAGCGAGGCGTTCATTCAACGCGCCAGACGTTGGCGTAAAATGGTGGGCGGCGGTCTGCGTCAAGCCGGAATTTTGGCTGCGGCGGGCAGCTATGCGCTAAACCATAACGTTGCGCGGTTACAAGAGGATCATGACAATGCCTTCTGGCTGGCAGAACAGCTAAAAAGCCTCGGCGTGGCGGTCACCCGTCAAGATACCAATATGGTGTTCGCACGGCTGCCAGACGAGCAGATAACACCGTTACAAGCCTGGATGAAGCAGCGGGATATTTTAATCAGTACCGGGCCGGTCACCCGGTTGGTAACCCACCTGGATGTCGACCGTCAGGCGTTGGAAACGCTGGTTGGCGAGTGGAAAGCCTTCTTGTCCTCGCGTTGA
- the poxB gene encoding ubiquinone-dependent pyruvate dehydrogenase, which produces MKQTVAAYIAKTLEQAGVKRIWGVTGDSLNGLSDSLNRMGTIEWMSTRHEEVAAFAAGAEAQLTGELAVCAGSCGPGNLHLINGLFDCHRNHVPVVAIAAHIPSSEIGSGYFQETHPEELFRECSHYCELVSNPEQIPQVLAVALRKAVINRGVSVIVLPGDVALKPAPESASSHWYSAPRPVVVPEHEELKKLAQLLRYSSNIALMCGSGCAGAHEELLQFAATLKAPIVHALRGKEHVEYDNPYDVGMTGLIGFSSGYHTMMNADTLILLGTQFPYRAFYPESAKIIQIDINPGSIGSHSKVDMALIGDIKATLSALQPLLEEKTDRTFLDRALKDYKKAREGLDELAQPSEKAIHPQYLAQRISDFAADDAIFTCDVGTPTVWAARYLKMNGKRRLIGSFNHGSMANAMPQALGVKATAPDRQVVALCGDGGFSMLMGDFLSVAQMKLPLKIVVFNNSSLGFVAMEMKAGGYLTDGTDLHGTNFARIAEACGITGIRVEKASEVDTALERAFSLEGPVLVDVVVAKDELAIPPQVKLEQAKGFSLYMLRAIISGRGDEVVDLAKTNWLR; this is translated from the coding sequence ATGAAACAAACCGTTGCTGCTTATATCGCGAAAACCCTTGAACAGGCGGGCGTCAAACGCATTTGGGGCGTTACTGGTGACTCACTGAATGGGCTGAGCGACAGCCTTAATCGTATGGGCACCATTGAGTGGATGTCGACGCGTCATGAAGAAGTCGCCGCGTTTGCCGCCGGCGCCGAAGCGCAGTTAACCGGCGAACTGGCGGTGTGTGCTGGCTCATGCGGGCCGGGTAACTTACATCTGATTAATGGCTTATTTGATTGCCATCGCAACCATGTTCCGGTGGTGGCGATCGCCGCGCATATACCTTCCAGCGAAATTGGTAGCGGCTATTTCCAGGAGACGCATCCGGAGGAGCTGTTTCGCGAATGTAGCCATTATTGCGAACTGGTTTCCAACCCGGAACAAATTCCTCAGGTGTTAGCGGTAGCCTTACGTAAAGCGGTCATTAATCGTGGCGTCTCGGTGATTGTGCTGCCAGGCGATGTGGCGCTGAAACCGGCGCCGGAAAGCGCCAGTTCACACTGGTATTCCGCACCGCGTCCGGTGGTAGTGCCGGAACATGAAGAGCTGAAAAAACTCGCCCAACTGTTACGTTACTCCAGTAATATCGCCCTAATGTGCGGCAGTGGCTGCGCGGGTGCGCACGAAGAACTTCTGCAATTTGCCGCCACGCTGAAAGCGCCAATTGTGCATGCTCTGCGCGGGAAAGAGCATGTGGAATATGATAACCCTTATGATGTGGGTATGACCGGGTTGATTGGTTTTTCCTCTGGTTATCACACCATGATGAATGCAGACACGTTAATTCTGCTCGGCACACAATTCCCTTACCGGGCGTTCTATCCTGAAAGCGCCAAAATTATTCAGATCGACATTAATCCGGGTAGCATTGGTTCACACAGCAAAGTGGATATGGCGCTGATTGGCGACATTAAAGCTACGCTAAGCGCACTGCAACCGCTGCTGGAAGAGAAGACCGACCGCACCTTTCTCGACCGTGCGCTGAAAGATTATAAAAAAGCGCGTGAGGGGCTGGATGAGCTGGCGCAGCCCAGTGAGAAAGCGATCCATCCACAATATCTGGCTCAGCGTATCAGTGACTTTGCCGCTGATGATGCAATATTTACCTGTGATGTCGGTACGCCGACGGTGTGGGCCGCGCGCTATCTGAAAATGAATGGCAAGCGGCGCCTGATTGGCTCGTTTAACCACGGCTCAATGGCGAACGCCATGCCACAAGCGTTAGGCGTAAAAGCCACCGCGCCCGACCGCCAAGTAGTCGCACTGTGCGGCGATGGCGGCTTTAGTATGCTAATGGGTGACTTTTTATCGGTGGCACAAATGAAGCTACCGCTGAAAATCGTGGTGTTTAACAATAGTTCGCTCGGATTTGTGGCGATGGAAATGAAGGCGGGTGGCTACTTAACCGACGGTACCGATCTGCACGGCACTAACTTTGCACGCATTGCCGAAGCCTGTGGGATCACCGGCATTCGCGTAGAGAAGGCCTCAGAGGTCGATACCGCGCTGGAACGGGCTTTCTCGCTGGAAGGGCCAGTATTGGTGGATGTGGTGGTCGCCAAAGACGAATTGGCCATTCCGCCCCAGGTTAAGCTGGAACAAGCCAAAGGCTTTAGCCTCTACATGCTGCGGGCGATTATCAGCGGCCGTGGAGATGAGGTGGTCGATCTGGCGAAAACCAACTGGCTGCGGTAA
- a CDS encoding DUF1543 domain-containing protein yields the protein MFLFMFYVGGNAGKSNIEVHDIQFVAAENAQDAWPALREAWFGDADKIHIDGYARITWADGYAVTLSEQPPTAGKKLFFVNAGGYRPDSLAELHAFDLFVADGAQEAKQKALASLLVGTSQQHKDNLKEVDDCILLERVGDRYIHLTPDANGQRFQPEWQGYQPIGIA from the coding sequence GTGTTTTTATTTATGTTTTATGTCGGCGGTAACGCCGGAAAATCAAATATTGAGGTTCATGACATTCAGTTTGTGGCGGCGGAAAATGCGCAAGATGCCTGGCCTGCGTTACGTGAAGCGTGGTTTGGCGATGCGGATAAAATCCATATCGACGGCTATGCGCGTATCACTTGGGCGGATGGGTACGCGGTCACGCTGTCAGAGCAGCCACCAACCGCGGGGAAAAAGCTGTTTTTCGTTAATGCCGGGGGCTACCGCCCGGATAGCCTGGCTGAGTTACACGCTTTTGATTTGTTCGTGGCGGATGGGGCGCAGGAGGCCAAACAGAAGGCGCTGGCTTCCTTGCTGGTCGGCACATCGCAACAGCATAAAGACAACCTGAAAGAGGTCGATGATTGTATTCTGCTGGAACGCGTTGGGGATCGTTATATTCACCTGACGCCTGATGCAAATGGTCAGCGTTTTCAGCCGGAATGGCAAGGTTATCAGCCGATTGGTATCGCATAA
- the hcr gene encoding NADH oxidoreductase — protein MTMPTPQCPWRMQVHHIKQETPDVWTLSLICHDAYSYRAGQYALVSIRNTAETLRAYTLSSTPGVSEYITLTVRRLEGGVGSEWLTQDVKRGDYLWLSDAQGEFTCDNQTNHRFLLLAAGCGVTPIMSMRRWLAKHRPDADVQVIFNVRSPQDVIFAEEWRHYPVTLVAENNATHGFLAGRLTRRLLESVPDLAMRTVMTCGPAAYMAWVEEQIGALGVTHFFKEKFFTPVAPAASSGLKIETLQPVREFYAPVGSTLLEALESNQVPVAAACRAGVCGCCKTKVISGQYTVSSTMTLTDQEVAEGYVLACSCHPASDMVLA, from the coding sequence ATGACCATGCCAACTCCACAGTGCCCGTGGCGCATGCAAGTCCATCATATTAAGCAAGAAACGCCGGATGTCTGGACGCTGTCACTTATTTGTCACGACGCGTACTCTTATCGCGCCGGGCAGTATGCGCTGGTAAGCATCCGCAATACGGCAGAGACATTACGCGCCTACACGCTCTCCTCAACGCCGGGAGTCAGCGAATATATCACGCTGACGGTTCGTCGCCTTGAAGGCGGCGTGGGTTCCGAATGGTTAACACAAGATGTAAAGCGTGGCGATTATCTTTGGCTGTCCGATGCACAAGGGGAATTCACCTGCGATAACCAAACTAACCATCGCTTCTTGCTACTGGCGGCAGGCTGTGGCGTCACGCCAATCATGTCAATGCGTCGCTGGCTGGCAAAACACCGTCCGGACGCCGACGTACAGGTTATTTTCAACGTTCGTTCGCCGCAGGATGTGATTTTCGCGGAAGAGTGGCGTCACTACCCCGTCACGTTGGTGGCGGAAAATAATGCCACACACGGCTTTCTGGCCGGGCGACTGACGCGTCGCCTTCTCGAATCGGTACCCGATCTGGCAATGCGCACCGTGATGACCTGCGGACCCGCCGCTTATATGGCGTGGGTGGAAGAGCAAATCGGTGCGTTGGGCGTCACGCATTTCTTTAAAGAAAAATTCTTTACGCCGGTCGCGCCTGCGGCGAGCAGCGGTCTGAAAATTGAGACCCTGCAACCGGTACGCGAATTCTATGCGCCGGTAGGCAGCACATTGCTAGAAGCGTTAGAAAGTAACCAGGTGCCGGTCGCTGCCGCCTGCCGCGCTGGAGTGTGTGGCTGCTGTAAAACCAAAGTCATCTCCGGCCAATATACCGTCAGTAGCACGATGACGTTAACCGACCAAGAGGTTGCCGAAGGGTATGTACTGGCTTGCTCCTGCCATCCGGCGAGTGACATGGTTCTGGCCTAA
- the hcp gene encoding hydroxylamine reductase: MFCVQCEQTIRTPAGNGCAYAQGMCGKTAETSDLQDLLIAALQGLSAWAIAARKLGIIIHEVDNFAPRAFFSTLTNVNFDSPRIVGYARQAITMREQLKALCQEKDAQMKVEHPMAALELVSNDLGELQRQAESFTPNRDKAAIGENILGLRLLCLYGLKGAAAYMEHAHVLGQYDNDIYAQYHKIMAWLGTWPADMNALLDCAMEIGQMNFKVMAILDAGETTAYGHPTPTQVNVKAVAGKCVLISGHDLKDLYYLLQQTEGTGVNVYTHGEMLPAHGYPELRKFKHLVGNYGSGWQNQQVEFARFPGPIIMTSNCIIDPTVGAYDQRIWTRSIVGWPGVNHLEGDDFTAVIEQAKSMGGFPYSEIEHLITVGFGRQTLLGAADSLIDLVSREKLRHIFLIGGCDGARGERNYFTDFATSVPDDCLILTLACGKYRFNKLDFGAIEGLPRLIDAGQCNDSYSAIILAVTLAEKLGCGVNDLPLSLVLSWFEQKAIVVLLTLLSLGVKNIVTGPTAPGFFTPDLLAVLNEKFGLRQVTEVENDMQQLLSA, from the coding sequence ATGTTTTGTGTGCAATGTGAGCAAACTATTCGAACCCCGGCAGGCAACGGTTGTGCTTATGCACAGGGAATGTGCGGGAAAACCGCCGAGACATCCGATCTACAGGATCTACTTATCGCTGCTCTTCAGGGCCTCTCCGCATGGGCGATAGCAGCACGTAAGCTCGGAATTATTATCCATGAGGTGGATAACTTTGCGCCGCGTGCCTTCTTCTCAACGCTGACCAATGTCAACTTCGATTCACCACGTATTGTCGGTTACGCCCGTCAAGCCATTACCATGCGCGAGCAGTTAAAAGCGCTCTGTCAGGAAAAAGATGCGCAGATGAAAGTTGAGCATCCGATGGCAGCGCTTGAACTGGTCAGCAATGATCTCGGCGAACTCCAGCGCCAGGCTGAGAGCTTTACGCCAAACCGGGATAAAGCCGCAATTGGCGAAAATATTTTAGGGCTGCGTCTACTGTGTTTATATGGCCTAAAAGGTGCGGCCGCCTATATGGAACATGCGCATGTACTGGGCCAGTACGATAATGACATTTATGCGCAATATCATAAGATTATGGCGTGGCTCGGCACCTGGCCTGCGGATATGAACGCGTTGTTGGACTGCGCGATGGAAATTGGCCAGATGAACTTCAAAGTGATGGCGATCCTTGATGCTGGCGAAACCACTGCTTACGGTCATCCAACGCCAACCCAGGTAAACGTTAAAGCGGTAGCCGGTAAATGCGTGCTGATTTCTGGTCACGACCTGAAAGATCTCTACTATCTTTTGCAACAAACCGAGGGCACCGGCGTCAACGTGTATACCCACGGCGAAATGTTACCGGCGCACGGTTACCCGGAATTACGCAAATTTAAGCATCTGGTCGGCAACTATGGCAGCGGCTGGCAAAATCAACAGGTTGAATTCGCCCGCTTCCCGGGGCCGATTATTATGACCTCCAACTGCATCATCGACCCCACTGTTGGCGCGTATGACCAGCGTATTTGGACCCGTAGCATCGTTGGCTGGCCGGGCGTCAATCACCTGGAAGGCGACGATTTCACCGCAGTGATCGAACAAGCTAAATCGATGGGCGGCTTCCCGTACAGTGAAATCGAACATTTGATCACCGTTGGCTTCGGGCGCCAAACCTTATTAGGCGCGGCAGATAGCCTGATTGACTTAGTGAGCCGTGAAAAGTTACGGCATATTTTCTTGATCGGCGGCTGTGACGGCGCGCGTGGCGAACGTAACTACTTTACGGATTTTGCAACCAGCGTACCGGACGACTGTCTGATTCTGACGCTGGCCTGCGGTAAGTATCGCTTCAATAAACTGGATTTCGGCGCTATCGAAGGCTTACCGCGTTTAATCGATGCGGGTCAGTGCAACGACTCTTATTCGGCAATTATACTGGCGGTCACCCTGGCGGAAAAATTGGGTTGCGGCGTCAACGATCTACCGCTGTCACTGGTCCTCTCCTGGTTCGAACAGAAAGCCATCGTGGTGCTATTGACCCTGCTATCGCTCGGCGTCAAAAACATCGTCACCGGCCCGACTGCGCCCGGCTTCTTCACGCCAGACTTATTAGCGGTGCTGAATGAGAAATTCGGCCTGCGTCAGGTAACCGAGGTTGAAAACGATATGCAGCAGTTACTGAGCGCCTAA
- a CDS encoding lysine exporter LysO family protein, producing MYSGLLIIILPLIVGYLIPLRQPTLLRLINRLLSGMVYVILFFMGISLAFLDNLSSNLLAIFHYAIVSVIVILGCNLFALRLLEKRLPWTWQHTQEKLPSRLHMALESLKLLGVVIVGFLLGLTAWPPLHFAARASEYALLLLLLLVGLQLRGSGMTLRQIMLNRRGMMVAIVVCFSALVGGGLAALLLGLPLKTGLALASGYGWYSLSGILMTESFGPVIGSAAFFNDLLRELLAIMLIPSLIRQHRSSALGLCGATSMDFTLPVLQRSGGIEIVPAAIVHGFALSLVAPILIALFSS from the coding sequence ATGTATTCAGGCTTATTGATTATTATTCTGCCGCTCATCGTGGGTTATTTAATTCCCCTCCGGCAACCGACCTTACTGCGCCTGATTAACCGGCTGCTTAGCGGCATGGTCTACGTCATTCTGTTTTTTATGGGCATCAGCCTCGCCTTTCTCGATAACCTCAGTAGCAATCTGCTGGCGATTTTTCATTACGCCATCGTGAGTGTTATTGTCATTCTCGGCTGCAATCTGTTCGCATTACGCCTGCTGGAAAAGCGCCTGCCGTGGACCTGGCAGCATACACAGGAAAAGCTACCTTCACGCCTACATATGGCGCTGGAATCGCTAAAGCTGCTGGGTGTGGTTATCGTGGGTTTTCTGCTCGGATTAACCGCCTGGCCGCCGCTCCACTTTGCTGCGCGCGCCAGTGAATATGCGCTACTTCTGCTGCTGCTATTGGTTGGCTTACAATTACGCGGCAGCGGTATGACGCTGCGCCAAATCATGCTCAATCGCCGTGGCATGATGGTCGCCATCGTGGTGTGTTTCAGCGCATTAGTGGGTGGCGGGTTGGCTGCATTACTGCTTGGTCTACCGCTGAAAACCGGTCTGGCGTTAGCCAGCGGTTACGGCTGGTATTCGCTTTCCGGTATCCTGATGACCGAGTCATTCGGGCCGGTTATTGGCAGCGCGGCGTTTTTCAACGACCTGCTGCGCGAATTACTGGCAATAATGCTAATCCCAAGCCTGATCCGCCAACATCGCTCCAGTGCGCTAGGGTTGTGTGGCGCCACGTCGATGGATTTCACTCTGCCGGTCTTACAACGCTCCGGCGGTATCGAAATTGTCCCGGCCGCCATTGTGCATGGCTTCGCCCTTAGCCTGGTGGCACCGATTCTGATCGCGTTATTTTCCTCCTAA